The Lucilia cuprina isolate Lc7/37 chromosome 5, ASM2204524v1, whole genome shotgun sequence genome includes a window with the following:
- the LOC111683169 gene encoding zinc finger protein 184: MSEEAEDIFFRPSTSNEESSTNDSFNDELPPRIILVCFLCFREYDLEEDLRGHMIEYHKFNLKEEPEQKISKTETKVKLTPVETAEQVEKAATEMKEENIKPVLENEMKPVPFKDFRLILRSEMSLKCNEYSNCIYKFETPEKLKQHMDCHATDKSTFQCYICSVALSNWRRCSAHLWKMHQLDVDLLKCPICDFKSHASALVWRHMRVHKKWRPRVLRSLKAVKQRRLEALKQNDATIEPVTPKPPTPRKNKYYSEKTCEICERKFVNGKTLSKHIKTVHNKIKPFNCNICGKKTARKASLIIHMRQHTGEKPLSCKSCKFSTRDPSVLHKHQMRHELAGKLKCSLCDYSCIQSNALKRHIRLNHVEYYKEISCDLCSFVTINVNKLKAHKEDHRKGLIVNNEDSMPARKMVKNNEVSTDCFLPLESIDSLPHEPAVDTGGVTIPAPSEDSQFPTYLNN, translated from the exons ATGTCCGAAGAAGCAGAAGATATTTTCTTTCGTCCCTCTACCTCCAATGAGGAAAGTTCTACAAATGATTCCTTTAACGATGAGTTGCCTCCACGTATAATATTAGTGTGTTTCCTATGCTTTCGCGAATATGATTTGGAAGAGGATTTACGTGGTCATATGATAGAATATCACAAATTTAATCTTAAAGAAGAACCTGAACAGAAAATCTCTAAAACGGAAACAAAAGTAAAGCTCACTCCGGTAGAAACTGCAGAGCAGGTTGAGAAAGCAGCGACCGAaatgaaagaagaaaatattaaacctGTACTTGAGAATGAAATGAAACCGGTACCATTTAAAGATTTTCGTTTAATACTAAGAAGTGAAATGTCCTTAAAATGCAATGAATATAGcaattgtatatataaatttgaaactCCCGAGAAGTTGAAACAACACATGGATTGTCATGCTACAGATAAGTCTACATTTCAGTGTTATATTTGCTCAGTGGCTCTTAGTAATTGGAGACGTTGTTCGGCTCATTTATGGAAAATGCATCAATTGGATGTGGATTTGTTAAAATGTCCCATTTGTGACTTTAAATCACATGCTTCAG ctcTAGTCTGGCGCCATATGAGAGTCCACAAAAAGTGGCGTCCTAGGGTTTTGCGCTCCTTAAAGGCTGTCAAACAAAGACGTTTGGAAGCTTTAAAGCAAAATGATGCAACCATAGAGCCAGTAACTCCTAAACCTCCAACTCCCCGGAAAAATAAATACTACTCCGAAAAGACTTGTGAGATTTGTGAACGTAAATTTGTTAACGGCAAAACTCTCTCGAAACACATTAAAACTGTACACAATAAAATCAAACCTTTCAATTGTAATATTTGTGGCAAGAAGACAGCCAGGAAGGCCAGTTTAATA ATTCATATGCGTCAACATACCGGCGAAAAACCTTTATCCTGTAAATCATGTAAATTTTCTACACGTGATCCCAGTGTCTTACACAAACATCAAATGCGTCACGAATTGGctggaaaattaaaatgttctttgtGCGATTACTCGTGTATTCAATCAAATGCCCTTAAACGTCATATACGTCTAAATCATGTGGAATATTATAAGGAAATATCTTGTGATTTATGTAGTTTTGTTACTATCAATGTGAACAAATTAAAAGCTCACAAAGAGGATCATCGCAAGGGTTTGATAGTTAATAATGAAGATTCAATGCCGGCCAGAAAGATGGTGAAAAATAATGAG gtTTCCACCGATTGTTTTTTACCTTTGGAAAGCATCGATTCTTTGCCACATGAACCGGCTGTTGATACTGGTGGTGTTACCATACCAGCACCCTCAGAGGACTCACAATTTCctacttatttaaataattaa
- the LOC111683166 gene encoding COP9 signalosome complex subunit 3, producing MASALENFVNSVRSRTSSGALEELATHLLDSVEILTKNWNILDNVLETLDMQQHSLGVLYVLIAKFNSIGNSNADVDVLFKTFKKFIEQCNTYQVGLAAHAYYELCHLFTNTMVTQPSCIHGLNVLATAINKIRTSESQLTPIHADLCQLSLKSKCFRVALKYLDVDITTISTSAETRGQNQTDVTNHDAKYFLLYYYYGGMIYTAIKNYERALYFFEVCISTPAMAMSYIMLEAYKKFILVSLILHGKIIPIPKYSSQVISRFMKPIAQVYHTLAVAYATTSSEEVRNCIIKYSETFERDNNMGLVKQVATSLYKKNIQRLTKTFLTLSLSDVASRVQLPSAAAAEKYILNMIKSGEIYATINQKDGMVVFKDDPEKYNSPEMFLKIQQDMDNVMALVKQLNKMEEEIILNPMYIKKAVGNQDDDLASQHAKAFAGDPID from the exons atggCCAGCGccttagaaaattttgtgaatagtGTGAGAAGCCGTACTTCATCGG GTGCCTTGGAAGAACTGGCCACACACCTGCTAGACTCGGTggaaattttaaccaaaaactGGAATATACTCGATAATGTCCTGGAGACATTGGATATGCAACAGCATTCATTGGGTGTTCTTTATGTGTTAATTGCTAAATTTAATAGCATTGGG AACTCCAATGCTGATGTGGATGTACTgtttaaaacgtttaaaaaattcatagaaCAATGCAATACTTATCAAGTTGGTTTAGCTGCCCATGCAT ATTATGAATTGTGTCATCTATTTACGAACACAATGGTGACACAACCAAGTTGCATTCATGGTTTGAATGTTTTAGCCACAGCCATTAATAAAATACGCACTTCAGAGTCTCAACTAACTCCCATACATGCTGATCTCTGTCAGTTAAGTCTTAAATCAAAATGCTTTAGAGTTGCTCTAAAATATTTAGATGTCGATATAACAACAATATCAACCTCAGCTGAAACTAGAGGGCAAAATCAAACG GATGTCACCAATCATGATgccaaatatttcttattatattACTATTATGGTGGCATGATTTATACGGCTATTAAGAATTATGAAAGAGCATTATACTTTTTTGAAGTTTGTATATCAACTCCTGCCATGGCGATGTCTTATATAATGTTAGAagcatataaaaaattcatcTTGGTTTCATTGATACTTCACGGCAAG atcATACCCATACCAAAATATTCTTCTCAAGTTATATCGCGTTTTATGAAACCTATCGCTCAGGTTTATCATACATTAGCCGTTGCATATGCTACCACCTCCAGTGAAGAAGTACGAAATTGCATTATAAAATATAGTGAAACATTTGAACGTGATAATAATATGGGTCTAGTTAAACAG GTCGCTACTTCGttgtataagaaaaatattcaaagattgacaaaaacatttttaacattatcCCTATCCGATGTTGCTAGTAGAGTTCAATTACCATCTGCTGCTGCAGCTGAAAAATACATACTGAATAtg attaaaTCTGGTGAAATTTATGCAACTATTAATCAAAAAGATGGCATGGTTGTTTTTAAAGACGATCCAGAAAAATACAATTCACCTGAAATGTTCCTTAAAATACAACAAGACATGGATAATGTTATGGCATtagttaaacaattaaataaaatggaagaagaaattatattaaatcccATG